The bacterium HR11 genome includes a region encoding these proteins:
- the thiD gene encoding Hydroxymethylpyrimidine/phosphomethylpyrimidine kinase → MRMPTALTIAGSDSGGGAGIQADLKTFTVYGVYGMTAITAITVQNTEGVFGVVELPPDVVAAQIDVVARDIGVDAAKTGMLANADIVRAVAEAVRRNGIERLVVDPVMRAKSGDPLLRPEAERALIDHLLPLAWVVTPNLPEAERLAGFLIQTRSDMERAARAIQALGPQAVVVKGGHLEEGATADDLFYDGEAFVWLTAPRVATRHTHGTGCTFSAAIAAGLARGWDLRTAVEKAKTFVTRSIERAPGLGRGHGPLHHMWSDRLPWDET, encoded by the coding sequence ATGCGCATGCCGACGGCGTTGACCATCGCCGGAAGCGACTCGGGCGGCGGGGCCGGCATTCAGGCCGACCTGAAGACCTTTACCGTCTATGGCGTCTACGGGATGACGGCCATCACGGCCATCACGGTCCAAAACACGGAGGGCGTCTTCGGCGTCGTCGAACTGCCGCCGGACGTCGTGGCGGCCCAGATCGACGTCGTCGCCCGGGACATCGGGGTCGACGCGGCCAAGACGGGCATGTTGGCGAACGCCGACATCGTTCGGGCCGTCGCCGAGGCCGTCCGTCGGAACGGCATCGAGCGCCTGGTCGTCGACCCCGTCATGCGGGCCAAGAGCGGCGATCCCCTCCTGCGGCCTGAGGCCGAGCGGGCCTTGATCGACCACCTCCTGCCCCTGGCCTGGGTCGTGACCCCGAACCTGCCCGAGGCCGAGCGCCTGGCCGGCTTTCTGATCCAGACCCGAAGTGACATGGAGCGGGCGGCCCGGGCGATTCAGGCCCTGGGGCCTCAGGCCGTCGTCGTCAAGGGCGGACATCTGGAGGAAGGGGCGACGGCCGACGACCTGTTCTACGACGGCGAGGCCTTTGTATGGCTGACGGCCCCGCGAGTGGCGACCCGGCATACGCACGGGACGGGGTGCACCTTCTCGGCGGCCATCGCCGCCGGCCTCGCTCGGGGGTGGGACCTGCGGACGGCTGTCGAAAAGGCCAAGACCTTCGTGACCCGGAGCATTGAGCGGGCGCCGGGCCTCGGCCGGGGCCACGGGCCCCTGCACCACATGTGGAGCGACCGCCTCCCCTGGGACGAGACGTAG
- the metG gene encoding Methionine--tRNA ligase: protein MSGKTFYITTPIYYVNDLPHIGHTFTTVLADVTARYKRLLGYDVFFLTGTDEHGQKAERAARQRGITPKELADRVVENYYRLWERLGIQYSRFIRTTDPVHRRAVQRFFQRLVDRGDIYKGVYEGWYCPGCEAFVPEGSVADGRHTDCGRAVERLREDSYFFRLSRYQKPLLEHYRAHPEFIQPESRYNEVVRFVEAGLKDLSVSRRTVRWGIPVPDDPDHVIYVWLDALTNYISALGWADGDPLYERYWPADVHLVGKDILRFHCVYWPAFLMSAGLPLPRQVFGHGWWLRAQSKMSKSLGNIISPEELLEFSSPDMVRYYLVREAPLDVDSDFSYEGYQTRVNADLANDYGNLIHRLTSMLARFCQGRVPDYSRLDGEMTAVRADLEAWVDRLEVWVDRLAYPELLREAWVHIQRLNGLLARREPWRLMRDAATRVEAQTLLGFVTEALRLITVGVWPVIPFGAGAFLERLGQPVPPRRDHLAWGVLPPGTPVALGPELYPRIELPEEVRSEVPSAPASPPTSPATSSSVEGLAMIDIQTFMQVDLRVGEVVTAEPIEKSKKLLKLIVDLGTERRQVVAGIAQYYRPEELRGRKVVVVANLEPAVLMGTESQGMILAADVDGRPYLLEVPAEVPNGSRVR, encoded by the coding sequence ATGAGTGGGAAGACTTTCTACATCACGACGCCGATCTACTACGTCAACGACCTACCACACATCGGTCACACCTTTACGACGGTCCTGGCCGACGTCACGGCCCGCTATAAGCGGCTTCTGGGCTATGACGTCTTCTTCCTGACCGGCACGGACGAGCACGGCCAGAAGGCCGAGCGGGCGGCCCGCCAGCGAGGCATCACGCCCAAAGAGTTGGCCGACCGGGTCGTCGAAAATTACTACCGACTGTGGGAGCGTCTCGGGATCCAGTACTCCCGCTTCATCCGGACGACCGATCCGGTCCATCGACGGGCCGTCCAGAGATTCTTCCAGCGATTGGTCGATCGGGGCGACATCTACAAGGGCGTCTACGAGGGCTGGTACTGCCCGGGTTGCGAGGCCTTTGTCCCGGAGGGGTCTGTCGCCGACGGCCGCCATACCGACTGCGGCCGGGCAGTCGAGCGGCTCCGGGAAGACAGCTACTTCTTCCGCCTGAGCCGCTACCAGAAGCCCCTGCTGGAACACTACCGGGCCCATCCGGAATTCATCCAGCCCGAGTCCCGCTACAACGAGGTCGTGCGCTTCGTCGAGGCCGGCCTGAAAGACCTTTCCGTGAGCCGCCGGACCGTCCGGTGGGGCATTCCCGTCCCTGACGACCCGGACCACGTCATCTACGTCTGGCTGGATGCCCTGACGAACTACATCTCCGCCCTCGGTTGGGCCGACGGCGACCCCCTGTACGAACGCTACTGGCCGGCCGACGTCCACCTGGTCGGCAAGGACATCCTGCGGTTCCACTGCGTGTACTGGCCGGCCTTCCTGATGTCAGCCGGCCTGCCCCTGCCCCGGCAGGTGTTCGGCCACGGCTGGTGGCTCCGGGCCCAGAGCAAGATGTCCAAGTCCCTCGGCAACATCATCTCGCCGGAAGAGCTCCTCGAGTTCTCATCGCCCGACATGGTCCGCTACTATCTGGTCCGGGAGGCGCCCCTGGACGTCGACAGCGACTTCAGCTACGAAGGCTATCAGACCCGGGTCAATGCCGACCTGGCCAACGATTACGGGAACCTGATCCACCGCCTGACGTCCATGCTGGCCCGCTTCTGCCAGGGCCGCGTCCCTGATTACAGCCGGCTCGATGGGGAGATGACCGCTGTCCGGGCGGACCTCGAGGCCTGGGTCGACCGCCTCGAGGTCTGGGTCGACCGCCTGGCCTATCCGGAACTCCTGCGGGAGGCGTGGGTGCATATCCAGCGCTTGAATGGACTCCTGGCCCGGCGGGAACCCTGGCGGCTCATGCGGGACGCGGCAACCCGCGTCGAGGCCCAGACCCTCCTGGGGTTTGTGACCGAGGCCCTCCGCCTGATCACGGTCGGCGTCTGGCCCGTCATCCCCTTTGGGGCCGGGGCGTTCCTGGAACGCCTCGGCCAGCCGGTCCCGCCCCGCCGAGACCACTTGGCCTGGGGTGTCCTGCCGCCGGGGACCCCCGTGGCCCTGGGACCGGAATTGTATCCCCGGATCGAACTGCCCGAGGAGGTTCGGAGCGAGGTACCTTCGGCACCGGCCTCGCCTCCGACGTCGCCGGCGACATCATCGTCCGTGGAGGGGCTTGCGATGATCGACATCCAGACGTTCATGCAGGTCGACCTGCGAGTCGGTGAAGTCGTGACGGCCGAGCCCATCGAGAAGTCCAAGAAGCTCCTGAAGCTCATCGTGGACCTGGGGACGGAGCGGCGCCAGGTCGTGGCCGGCATCGCCCAGTACTATCGGCCGGAGGAACTCCGGGGCCGGAAGGTCGTCGTGGTCGCCAACCTGGAGCCGGCCGTCCTGATGGGGACGGAGTCTCAGGGGATGATCCTGGCCGCCGACGTCGATGGCCGGCCATATCTCTTGGAAGTCCCGGCCGAAGTCCCCAACGGGAGTCGGGTCCGATGA
- the clpC_1 gene encoding ATP-dependent Clp protease ATP-binding subunit ClpC, translating into MANRYTERVVRILNFARQEAIEAGSNLIEVEHLLLGMLRDMSDPLIVLLRRFRLEPREMYAEIQRRISQSSPFYINEPRLSSRAERALDFAVKEAEAMGTKTLGPEHILLGILRVEDSFACRYLRLRGLTPNRVRQELVRMSKNRALVLKNARFPKDSPILNEFCRDLTSYAENNLLDPLIGREREVERVIQVLCRRTKNNPVLVGEPGVGKTAIVEGLAQRIVAGQVPSALAERRILSLDLAALVAGTKYRGQFEERMRALIQELIENPEVILFIDEVHTLVGAGSAEGSLDASNILKPALSRREIQCIGATTPAEYRKYFERDRALERRFQPIYVRPSTEEESYQILQGIKAQYEEYHHVHYTDEALRTIVYLASRYITERVLPDKAIDLMDECGAYVKIMAENEELARRGRPADVDTETWLESAERGGGAEGASSEGEAEEAGDTAVRYVVTGDVVAEVVSRWTGIPVQTLQEDEKARLQRLESELQRWIVSQRHAISAIVRAIRRSRLGLKDPHRPVGSFVFLGPTGVGKTEVARQLSRVLFGSEQAMVRFDMSEFMEPHSVSKLIGAPPGYVGYEEGGLLTERIRRNPYCVILLDEIEKAHPQVFNILLQILDDGRLSDALGHTVDFRNTIIIMTSNLGTRIIQQKPRMGFQAHGDTASDYKVIRDRVLQEVKQYFSPEFINRIDDFIVFYPLDEDDLARVLDLMVERLNQELRERGSGYYLVLTEEARRYLLEVTRKERHFGARPLKRALQTYVEDPLVDFLLSVSGPDVRGPIEVTVDERRQIAFRVREMEPASV; encoded by the coding sequence ATGGCAAATCGTTACACCGAACGGGTCGTTCGTATCCTGAACTTCGCTCGGCAGGAGGCCATCGAGGCGGGTAGCAACCTCATCGAGGTCGAGCACCTGCTCTTGGGGATGTTGAGAGACATGAGCGACCCGTTGATCGTCCTGCTCCGCCGCTTTCGTTTGGAACCCCGCGAGATGTACGCCGAGATCCAGCGCCGCATTTCCCAGTCCTCGCCCTTCTACATCAACGAGCCCCGTCTGTCTTCCCGGGCCGAGCGGGCCCTGGACTTTGCCGTGAAAGAAGCCGAGGCGATGGGGACGAAGACGCTGGGGCCCGAGCACATCCTGCTGGGGATCCTGCGGGTCGAGGACAGCTTTGCCTGCCGGTACTTGCGCTTGCGGGGCCTGACGCCCAACCGTGTCCGGCAGGAGCTGGTCCGGATGAGCAAAAACCGGGCCCTCGTCTTGAAGAACGCCCGCTTTCCGAAGGACTCGCCGATCCTGAACGAATTCTGTCGGGACCTGACGAGCTATGCCGAGAACAACCTCCTGGACCCGCTGATCGGCCGGGAGCGGGAGGTCGAGCGGGTCATCCAGGTCTTGTGCCGGCGGACGAAGAACAATCCCGTCCTGGTCGGCGAGCCGGGCGTCGGCAAGACGGCCATCGTCGAGGGCTTGGCCCAGCGCATCGTGGCCGGTCAGGTCCCGTCGGCCCTGGCCGAGCGGCGAATCCTGAGCCTGGACCTGGCGGCCCTCGTGGCCGGCACGAAGTACCGGGGCCAGTTTGAAGAACGCATGCGGGCCCTCATCCAGGAGCTCATCGAGAACCCGGAAGTCATCCTGTTTATCGATGAGGTTCACACCCTCGTGGGCGCCGGTTCGGCTGAGGGTTCCCTGGATGCGTCCAACATCTTGAAGCCGGCCTTGTCCCGTCGGGAGATTCAGTGTATCGGGGCGACGACGCCGGCCGAGTACCGGAAGTACTTCGAGCGGGACCGGGCTCTCGAGCGGCGGTTTCAGCCGATCTACGTGCGGCCCTCGACGGAAGAGGAGTCCTATCAGATCCTGCAGGGCATCAAGGCCCAGTACGAAGAGTACCATCACGTCCATTACACCGACGAGGCCCTCCGGACGATCGTGTATCTGGCCAGCCGTTACATCACCGAGCGGGTCCTGCCCGACAAGGCCATCGACCTGATGGACGAGTGCGGGGCCTACGTCAAGATCATGGCCGAAAACGAGGAGCTCGCCCGGCGGGGCCGGCCGGCGGACGTCGATACCGAGACGTGGCTGGAGTCGGCCGAACGGGGCGGTGGGGCTGAGGGTGCCTCGAGCGAGGGAGAGGCCGAGGAGGCCGGCGACACGGCGGTCCGCTACGTCGTCACGGGCGACGTCGTGGCTGAGGTCGTGAGCCGTTGGACGGGCATCCCGGTCCAGACTTTACAGGAAGACGAAAAAGCCCGGCTCCAGCGGCTGGAGTCCGAGCTCCAACGCTGGATCGTCTCCCAGCGACACGCCATCTCGGCCATCGTCCGGGCCATCCGGCGGTCTCGGCTGGGCCTGAAGGACCCCCACCGGCCGGTCGGGTCTTTCGTATTTTTAGGCCCGACGGGGGTCGGCAAGACGGAGGTCGCCCGTCAGCTTAGCCGGGTCTTATTCGGCTCCGAACAGGCGATGGTCCGCTTCGACATGTCCGAGTTCATGGAGCCCCACTCGGTCTCCAAGCTCATCGGAGCCCCGCCGGGCTACGTCGGCTACGAGGAGGGCGGCCTGTTGACGGAACGGATCCGGCGGAATCCCTACTGCGTGATCCTGCTGGACGAGATCGAAAAGGCCCATCCCCAGGTGTTTAACATCCTCTTGCAGATCCTGGACGACGGGCGCCTGAGTGACGCCCTCGGCCACACCGTCGACTTCCGGAACACGATCATCATCATGACGTCGAACCTGGGCACCCGGATCATCCAGCAGAAGCCCCGGATGGGCTTCCAGGCCCACGGGGACACGGCTTCGGACTATAAGGTCATTCGGGACCGGGTGCTCCAGGAGGTCAAACAGTACTTTTCCCCCGAGTTCATCAACCGCATCGACGACTTCATCGTCTTCTACCCGTTGGACGAAGACGACCTGGCCCGGGTGCTGGACCTGATGGTCGAGCGCCTCAACCAGGAGCTTCGGGAACGGGGGAGCGGCTACTACCTGGTCCTGACCGAGGAAGCCCGCCGGTACCTCCTGGAGGTGACCCGCAAGGAGCGCCACTTTGGCGCCCGCCCCCTCAAGCGGGCCCTCCAGACCTACGTCGAAGACCCCCTCGTCGATTTCCTCCTTTCCGTGAGTGGGCCGGACGTCCGGGGCCCCATCGAAGTGACCGTCGACGAGCGTCGGCAGATTGCCTTCCGCGTGCGGGAGATGGAGCCGGCCTCGGTGTGA
- the bamA_1 gene encoding Outer membrane protein assembly factor BamA: MNGRRLSGWVLGLWVLGAALGWAQEARRIAQIRFEGLHRVPESTARYYIQSREGDLYDPAMVRQDFRRLWAAGFFEDLRVETEEGPDGVRLVFRVQEKPVIEQVVWPEKVKGLRIEDIHSKMNEKGLTLYDGDLYDAYRVHRVEQLIRQMLAEKGYRFPEVRPVRTPLSETSVRLTWQIDPGESLRVGRVVFDGNQAFSDDKLRGVVPIKPSSLWARITGKDKYDPQKIEKSQEALQNFYYDHGYLDFRVGEPRVEAYTGRSWWNGAPVRRLQVVFPVSEGPPYRIGEVRLTGVRAFSEADLRKLLRFRSGQWFRQSAFRKSLQDIQAAYGEKGYLFVGIYPDLQPRVEDGTHYVDVNLQVQEGKPQVVRRIEFQGNTYTHDLVVRRELETQEAHVINTKLFRRDLQKIYRIGYFDKVEPDIRPVAGRDDQVDVVIKVNENKRNQISAGGGYSQLDGLFGQLGFATRNLFGTGKSFDFSLQYGKRIKTYYLSVLDPYFLNSDWQVGLSVYNTWNNYFIYERRDRGGSLVIGWPLTKDLDFRVGYSYSQIRLENVNPQLLASGLLGIRPEDLVRARDDSRVTPQLIYNSLGDPLDPTEGIYATAAVAYAGGPLGGNVYIVAPSFRWRQYFKVNRWSHRFAYNVELGWVTGYGGRPVPFYERFFLGGDFTIRGYDFRTVGPIDPQVSTRYTVGGTKYALFNLEYIVPVGESPLRLVAFWDGGNAYAPGEALDPLKFRFSTGLELRIVIPMLMQPIRFIFARNWNRGPVQAPAWNFRFGFGLNF; this comes from the coding sequence ATGAACGGGCGTCGTCTGTCCGGGTGGGTCCTGGGCCTGTGGGTCCTGGGAGCCGCCCTGGGATGGGCCCAAGAGGCCCGTCGCATCGCCCAGATTCGATTTGAGGGTCTGCATCGGGTCCCGGAGAGCACGGCTCGGTACTATATCCAGAGCCGGGAGGGGGACTTGTACGACCCGGCGATGGTCCGGCAGGACTTTCGCCGTCTCTGGGCGGCCGGCTTCTTTGAGGACCTGCGGGTCGAGACGGAAGAGGGCCCCGACGGAGTCCGCCTCGTCTTTCGGGTCCAGGAGAAGCCCGTCATCGAGCAGGTCGTGTGGCCCGAAAAGGTCAAGGGCCTCCGCATCGAGGACATCCATAGCAAGATGAACGAGAAGGGCCTGACGTTGTATGACGGGGACCTCTACGACGCTTACCGGGTCCATCGGGTCGAACAGCTCATTCGGCAGATGCTGGCCGAGAAGGGCTACCGCTTCCCCGAGGTCCGGCCCGTCCGGACGCCGCTATCGGAGACGTCGGTCCGGCTGACGTGGCAAATCGACCCCGGCGAGAGTCTCCGGGTCGGGCGGGTCGTCTTCGACGGCAATCAAGCCTTTTCAGACGATAAACTCCGGGGGGTCGTCCCCATTAAGCCTTCATCGCTGTGGGCGCGCATCACGGGTAAGGACAAGTATGACCCTCAGAAGATCGAGAAGAGTCAGGAAGCGCTTCAGAACTTTTATTATGACCACGGGTATCTGGACTTTCGGGTCGGGGAACCGAGGGTCGAGGCCTATACGGGCCGCTCCTGGTGGAACGGGGCCCCGGTCCGTCGCCTGCAGGTCGTGTTCCCTGTCAGCGAGGGCCCGCCGTACCGCATCGGGGAGGTGCGGCTGACGGGCGTCCGGGCCTTTTCCGAGGCGGACCTCCGGAAGCTTCTGCGCTTCCGGTCCGGTCAATGGTTCCGACAGAGCGCCTTTCGCAAGAGCCTCCAAGATATCCAGGCTGCCTACGGTGAGAAGGGATACCTCTTTGTCGGAATCTATCCGGACCTCCAGCCCCGCGTGGAAGACGGGACCCACTATGTGGACGTGAATCTACAGGTCCAGGAAGGGAAGCCTCAGGTCGTGCGCCGCATCGAGTTCCAGGGCAACACGTACACCCACGACCTGGTCGTCCGCCGGGAGCTGGAGACGCAGGAGGCCCACGTCATCAATACGAAGCTCTTCCGGCGGGACCTCCAGAAGATTTACCGGATCGGGTACTTCGACAAGGTCGAGCCCGACATCCGGCCCGTCGCTGGCCGGGACGACCAGGTCGACGTCGTCATCAAGGTCAACGAAAACAAGCGGAACCAGATATCGGCCGGTGGCGGTTATAGCCAGCTGGACGGTCTGTTCGGGCAGTTGGGCTTTGCGACCCGGAACCTCTTCGGGACGGGCAAGTCCTTCGACTTCAGCCTCCAGTACGGCAAGCGGATCAAGACGTACTACCTGTCCGTCCTGGACCCCTACTTCCTGAACAGCGACTGGCAGGTCGGCCTCAGCGTGTACAACACGTGGAACAACTACTTCATCTATGAACGGCGGGACCGGGGCGGGAGCCTCGTCATCGGCTGGCCCCTGACGAAGGACCTGGACTTTCGGGTGGGGTACAGCTACAGTCAGATCCGGCTGGAGAACGTGAATCCCCAGCTCCTGGCCAGCGGTCTCCTGGGGATTCGCCCTGAGGACTTAGTCCGGGCCCGGGACGACAGCCGCGTGACGCCTCAGCTCATTTACAACTCGCTGGGCGACCCCCTGGACCCGACGGAGGGGATTTACGCTACGGCGGCGGTGGCCTATGCCGGCGGACCCCTGGGCGGGAATGTCTACATCGTGGCACCCTCATTCCGGTGGCGGCAGTACTTCAAGGTCAACCGATGGTCCCATCGATTCGCTTACAACGTCGAGCTCGGCTGGGTCACTGGGTACGGCGGCCGGCCCGTGCCCTTCTACGAGCGGTTCTTCCTGGGGGGCGACTTCACGATCCGGGGCTACGACTTCCGGACGGTCGGGCCCATCGACCCCCAGGTCAGTACCCGTTATACCGTCGGTGGGACGAAGTACGCCCTCTTTAATCTGGAGTACATCGTGCCCGTAGGGGAGTCGCCCCTTCGGTTGGTGGCGTTCTGGGACGGCGGCAACGCCTACGCCCCGGGGGAGGCCCTCGACCCCCTCAAGTTCCGTTTTTCGACGGGCCTGGAGCTCCGGATCGTGATCCCGATGCTCATGCAACCGATCCGGTTTATCTTTGCCCGGAACTGGAATCGGGGCCCCGTTCAGGCCCCGGCGTGGAATTTCCGTTTCGGCTTCGGCCTCAACTTTTGA
- the lpxA gene encoding Acyl-[acyl-carrier-protein]--UDP-N-acetylglucosamine O-acyltransferase: MGVRIDATARVAPTAELADGVVVGPYCIIGPQVRIGEGTELRSHVVIDGVVTIGRQNVIYPFVTIGLEPQDVKYGGEPTRVEIGDHNVIREFVSIHRGTPGGRGVTTVGNHVFLMAYAHVAHDCQVGDYVIMTNAASLAGHVVVEDHAVIGAFSGIHQFCRVGQYSFIGAFSAVSQDVLPFAKVAGNRARVYGVNTLGLRRGGFPTEVIDLIKRAFILLLRSRLPIPEALRRIRTELPPHPELEALCRFVETSQRGIVQ, from the coding sequence ATGGGAGTGAGGATTGATGCCACGGCCCGGGTCGCCCCGACGGCCGAGCTGGCCGATGGGGTCGTCGTGGGCCCGTATTGCATCATCGGCCCGCAGGTACGCATCGGGGAGGGGACCGAACTCCGGAGTCACGTCGTCATCGACGGGGTCGTGACGATCGGACGGCAGAACGTCATCTATCCCTTTGTCACCATCGGCTTGGAACCCCAGGACGTCAAGTACGGGGGCGAACCGACCCGGGTCGAGATCGGCGACCACAACGTGATCCGGGAATTTGTGTCCATCCACCGGGGGACGCCTGGGGGCCGGGGGGTGACGACCGTCGGGAATCATGTATTCCTAATGGCGTATGCCCATGTCGCCCATGACTGTCAGGTCGGAGACTATGTCATCATGACGAATGCCGCCTCCCTGGCGGGGCACGTCGTCGTCGAAGACCACGCCGTCATCGGGGCCTTCAGCGGCATCCATCAGTTTTGTCGGGTGGGCCAATATAGCTTTATCGGCGCCTTCTCGGCCGTCAGTCAGGACGTCCTCCCCTTTGCGAAGGTCGCCGGCAATCGGGCGCGCGTGTACGGGGTCAACACCCTCGGTCTCCGGCGGGGGGGCTTCCCGACCGAGGTCATCGACCTGATCAAGCGGGCGTTCATCCTCCTGCTACGGTCCCGTCTACCTATCCCGGAGGCCCTGCGACGGATCCGGACCGAGCTTCCGCCTCATCCGGAATTGGAGGCCTTGTGTCGCTTCGTCGAAACCTCCCAGCGAGGGATCGTGCAATGA
- the skp gene encoding Outer membrane p25, protein MYTAEKLRGASIVLFLLLSSWLLAQQPAPPPAPTPPGGTRVAVIDLQRIVQESVVGQRLQKEIQAFQEKQQQELRKKETELRQLNQKLQEQAAVLAPDALRDLQAKLRDKQREIDRFREDAVAELQEKIEDAQAQLENQVRPIIAEVAREKGFDVVLNPAAVVFASRAVDITDDVIKRFNAKAAQPTKTP, encoded by the coding sequence ATGTATACCGCAGAGAAGCTCCGAGGGGCATCTATCGTTTTATTCTTACTCCTGTCGTCGTGGCTTCTGGCCCAACAGCCGGCGCCGCCGCCCGCCCCGACGCCCCCGGGCGGCACGCGGGTCGCCGTCATCGACCTCCAGCGGATCGTCCAGGAGTCCGTCGTCGGCCAGCGGCTCCAGAAGGAGATCCAGGCCTTTCAGGAGAAGCAGCAACAGGAGCTCCGGAAGAAGGAGACCGAGCTCCGTCAGCTCAATCAGAAGCTCCAGGAACAGGCGGCCGTGCTGGCCCCGGACGCCCTCCGGGACCTGCAGGCCAAGCTTCGGGACAAACAGCGGGAGATCGACCGATTTCGGGAGGACGCCGTCGCCGAACTTCAGGAGAAGATCGAGGACGCCCAGGCTCAACTGGAGAATCAGGTCCGGCCCATCATCGCCGAGGTCGCCCGGGAAAAGGGCTTCGACGTCGTCTTGAACCCGGCGGCCGTCGTGTTTGCCAGCCGGGCGGTGGACATCACCGACGACGTCATTAAGCGATTTAACGCCAAGGCCGCCCAGCCGACCAAGACTCCGTGA
- the fabZ gene encoding 3-hydroxyacyl-[acyl-carrier-protein] dehydratase FabZ produces the protein MWVKPEVTAAWVALDTNQVQALLPHRYPFLMVDRAFLHPDRWEALGLKGVTYNEPFFPGHFPQEPILPGVLMVEAIAQVAALTVLWRHPEARHRPIYLLGIEQARFRQKVVPGHLLEVHAWLERRRGVFVWFKGVIWVGDQVVAEARLSTGTPVIAEGRDGSED, from the coding sequence ATGTGGGTCAAGCCGGAAGTCACGGCCGCGTGGGTCGCCTTGGACACCAATCAGGTCCAGGCCCTCCTACCCCACCGGTATCCCTTCCTGATGGTCGACCGGGCATTTCTACACCCGGACCGATGGGAGGCCCTGGGGTTGAAGGGCGTGACCTACAATGAGCCCTTCTTCCCGGGCCATTTCCCGCAGGAGCCGATTCTGCCAGGGGTCCTGATGGTCGAGGCCATCGCCCAAGTGGCGGCCCTGACGGTCTTGTGGCGTCACCCCGAGGCCCGGCATCGACCCATTTACTTATTGGGGATCGAGCAGGCCCGGTTCCGGCAGAAAGTCGTGCCGGGCCATCTCTTAGAAGTTCACGCATGGCTGGAGCGCCGGCGGGGCGTATTTGTGTGGTTCAAGGGCGTCATATGGGTCGGGGATCAAGTCGTCGCCGAGGCCCGTCTCTCGACGGGTACGCCGGTTATCGCTGAGGGGAGGGATGGGAGTGAGGATTGA
- the iolX gene encoding scyllo-inositol 2-dehydrogenase (NAD(+)), translated as MKIRVAVIGVGYLGQHHARVFAGLPDVELRYVVDIIPERAYTIAEQYGAIPLEDYRAVPVSEIDAVSIVTPTTTHYEIALHFLRCGVATFVEKPLTMTSQQALHLVEESQRTETPLFVGHIERFNPVGSRFPVLRDAESPVFIEIHRVHPFVPRGTDVDIVMDLMIHDLDLLLAQVGRPPQILDAVGIPVVTHQIDAASVRLQWDHLRVNLVASRVSHMHTRRWMIFAAGRYVSLDFLHRQVTQIQMDETHPGHLVIQDVRCDSPKELLWMELQAFAQAVRRGYAVPPLATGPEGLAAIRLAEQIRASMEQVRHPDLTPWVMTAV; from the coding sequence ATGAAAATTCGTGTGGCCGTCATCGGCGTCGGGTACCTGGGTCAACACCACGCCCGGGTCTTTGCCGGCTTGCCGGACGTCGAACTGCGGTACGTCGTGGATATCATTCCCGAGCGGGCGTATACCATCGCCGAGCAGTATGGCGCCATTCCCTTGGAGGACTACCGGGCCGTCCCCGTCTCGGAGATCGACGCCGTCAGCATCGTGACCCCGACGACGACCCACTACGAGATCGCCCTTCACTTCCTTCGGTGTGGCGTGGCGACTTTCGTGGAGAAGCCCCTCACGATGACCTCCCAGCAGGCCCTCCACTTGGTCGAGGAATCCCAGCGGACCGAGACGCCCCTCTTCGTCGGGCACATCGAGCGCTTTAACCCCGTGGGGTCCCGGTTTCCCGTCCTCCGAGACGCCGAGTCGCCGGTCTTCATCGAGATTCATCGGGTCCACCCCTTCGTCCCCCGGGGGACCGACGTCGACATCGTCATGGACCTCATGATCCACGACCTGGACCTCCTGCTGGCCCAAGTCGGCCGGCCGCCTCAGATTCTGGATGCCGTCGGCATCCCTGTCGTCACCCACCAGATCGACGCCGCCAGCGTGCGCCTCCAATGGGACCACCTCCGGGTCAACCTCGTCGCCAGTCGGGTCAGCCACATGCACACCCGGCGGTGGATGATCTTCGCCGCCGGCCGGTACGTCTCGTTGGATTTCCTCCACCGACAGGTCACCCAAATCCAGATGGACGAGACCCACCCGGGTCACCTGGTCATCCAGGACGTCCGATGCGACAGTCCGAAAGAACTCCTATGGATGGAGCTTCAAGCCTTTGCGCAGGCTGTCCGACGGGGCTACGCCGTGCCGCCCCTGGCGACCGGTCCCGAGGGCCTGGCGGCCATCCGGCTGGCCGAGCAGATCCGGGCCTCGATGGAACAGGTCCGCCATCCGGACCTGACGCCCTGGGTCATGACGGCCGTATAG